In Procambarus clarkii isolate CNS0578487 chromosome 25, FALCON_Pclarkii_2.0, whole genome shotgun sequence, the following proteins share a genomic window:
- the LOC123756370 gene encoding uncharacterized protein isoform X2 — MNITNVYERTNDVIEGVQRWPNIQRNRKRSRMFQSRVRFQIRLQDFRDSIDPLETHVTKVVSWYNEANFILLSVLVSTINTADASNIWQTLVAYQNVMQCEEQFGISLVYGAAYYLRGWLDSKSYLTWVESTALAGYWLNQTLALSPSIHHRLRKKGFLTELAKRITERDDIIGNKKRNGSVEAADVFMQESTAFKNSIRGVEASLIDDIRDAINGELEVADGQYTLALVVLLLVLLISPVIIVLVRKATSLIHVYAFDLLLRSAEVKKEKRKSDNLLYQLLPRTVAHYLKQSKQVPHPPLPQACTSHPSTTSRYLTRLYHKQVPAEYFESVTIYLSDIVGFTRISSESSPLQVVTLLNTLYKQFDSSIEKYDVYKMETIGDAYMVVSGLPNRNGERHAPEIAEMAITLLEMVSHFELIHKKGEMLRVRIGIHSGTCVAGVVGTKMPRYCMFGKTMTTAHFMESSGEPMKIHVSETTHKLLMATGRYVLKFHRRLQVVSKYRASTGEEAELDTFWLLGRTNPQETRQVDLTSEYHTPAFLAYVTDRGARHQRHTASSRF; from the exons ATGAACATCACTAACGTGTACGAACGGACGAACGACGTCATCGAGGGGGTGCAGCGCTGGCCCAACATTCAGAGGAACAGAAAACGTAGCCGGATGTTCCAGTCACGGGTCCGGTTCCAGATCCGTCTCCAAGACTTTAG GGACTCCATCGACCCTCTAGAGACCCACGTGACGAAGGTGGTGTCGTGGTACAATGAGGCCAACTTTATCTTGCTGAGCGTGCTCGTCTCTACCATCAACACCGCCGACGCCTCAAATATATGGCA GACCCTGGTCGCCTACCAGAACGTGATGCAGTGTGAAGAACAATTCGGAATCTCGCTGGTGTACGGGGCAGCCTACTACCTGCGGGGCTGGCTGGATAGCAAGAGCTACCTCACCTGGGTCGAGTCGACGGCCCTGGCGGGCTACTGGCTAAACCAGACCCTTGCCTTGTCTCCAAGCATACACCACCGCCTCCGTAAGAAAGGTTTCCTCACTGAACTGGCCAAGAGGATCACCGAGAG GGATGACATCATCGGCAACAAGAAGAGAAACGGCTCGGTAGAGGCTGCCGACGTCTTCATGCAGGAGAGCACAGCCTTCAAGAACTCCATCAGAGGTGTAGAAGCCTCTCTTATCGACGATATCAG AGACGCCATCAACGGGGAGCTGGAAGTGGCGGACGGACAGTACACTTTGGCGTTGGTGGTGTTACTCCTCGTCCTCCTGATCTCCCCCGTTATCATCGTCCTCGTCAGGAAGGCCACCAGCCTCATCCAT GTGTACGCCTTCGATTTGCTACTAAGATCTGCCGAAGTGAAGAAGGAAAAGCGAAAAAGTGACAACCTTCTGTATCAGCTCCTGCCTCGCACCGTCGCCCACTATCTCAAGCAGTCCAAGCAGGTACCTCACCCGCCTCTACCACAAGCATGTACCTCACACCCCTCTACCACAAGCAGGTACCTCACCCGCCTCTACCACAAGCAG GTTCCAGCTGAATATTTCGAGTCTGTGACGATCTACCTGAGTGACATCGTGGGCTTCACTCGCATCTCCTCTGAGAGCAGTCCGCTACAG gtggtgacaCTGCTCAACACGCTCTATAAACAGTTCGACTCCAGCATCGAGAAGTATGACGTTTACAAGATGGAGACGATTGGTGATGCTTACATGGTGGTGTCTGGCCTGCCCAACAGGAATG GAGAGCGGCACGCCCCGGAGATCGCAGAGATGGCCATAACGCTGCTGGAGATGGTGTCCCACTTCGAACTCATCCACAAGAAGGGCGAGATGCTCCGAGTTCGAATCGGCATCCACTCCGGTACCTGTGTCGCCG gtgtggtgggcaccAAGATGCCTCGGTATTGCATGTTTGGCAAGACTATGACCACTGCGCACTTCATGGAGAGCAGCGGAGAAC CCATGAAAATTCACGTGAGTGAGACGACTCACAAGCTGCTGATGGCGACGGGGCGATACGTGCTGAAGTTCCACCGTCGTCTGCAGGTGGTCAGCAAGTATCGCGCCAGCACCGGGGAG GAGGCGGAGCTCGACACCTTCTGGCTCCTGGGACGGACCAACCCGCAGGAGACGAGGCAGGTGGACCTCACTAGTGAATACCACACGCCCGCCTTCCTGGCCTACGTCACCGACAGGGGCGCCCGACACCAGCGCCACACAGCCTCCTCCAGGTTCTGA
- the LOC123756370 gene encoding uncharacterized protein isoform X1, with product MTQCVAGTNRHRTSSSRIKMASLEEEGETQSSASGSSLEEITLVSVKVGWFYFNPVSRKGRALHLLQMLVLPFIPIVALITQNCIAMSDALRNQAAVSSVTVQVQHAVDIGLLLRALQLERTELCYYVLSNASSTLRMNITNVYERTNDVIEGVQRWPNIQRNRKRSRMFQSRVRFQIRLQDFRDSIDPLETHVTKVVSWYNEANFILLSVLVSTINTADASNIWQTLVAYQNVMQCEEQFGISLVYGAAYYLRGWLDSKSYLTWVESTALAGYWLNQTLALSPSIHHRLRKKGFLTELAKRITERDDIIGNKKRNGSVEAADVFMQESTAFKNSIRGVEASLIDDIRDAINGELEVADGQYTLALVVLLLVLLISPVIIVLVRKATSLIHVYAFDLLLRSAEVKKEKRKSDNLLYQLLPRTVAHYLKQSKQVPHPPLPQACTSHPSTTSRYLTRLYHKQVPAEYFESVTIYLSDIVGFTRISSESSPLQVVTLLNTLYKQFDSSIEKYDVYKMETIGDAYMVVSGLPNRNGERHAPEIAEMAITLLEMVSHFELIHKKGEMLRVRIGIHSGTCVAGVVGTKMPRYCMFGKTMTTAHFMESSGEPMKIHVSETTHKLLMATGRYVLKFHRRLQVVSKYRASTGEEAELDTFWLLGRTNPQETRQVDLTSEYHTPAFLAYVTDRGARHQRHTASSRF from the exons ATGTTGGTGTTGCCGTTCATCCCCATCGTGGCTCTCATCACCCAGAACTGCATTGCCATGTCTGACGCCCTCAGGAACCAGGCCGCCGTCAGCTCAGTGACCGTCCAG GTTCAACACGCGGTTGACATCGGCTTGCTGCTGCGGGCGCTCCAGCTGGAACGAACCGAGCTCTGCTACTATGTCCTCTCCAACGCTTCCAGCACCCTCAG GATGAACATCACTAACGTGTACGAACGGACGAACGACGTCATCGAGGGGGTGCAGCGCTGGCCCAACATTCAGAGGAACAGAAAACGTAGCCGGATGTTCCAGTCACGGGTCCGGTTCCAGATCCGTCTCCAAGACTTTAG GGACTCCATCGACCCTCTAGAGACCCACGTGACGAAGGTGGTGTCGTGGTACAATGAGGCCAACTTTATCTTGCTGAGCGTGCTCGTCTCTACCATCAACACCGCCGACGCCTCAAATATATGGCA GACCCTGGTCGCCTACCAGAACGTGATGCAGTGTGAAGAACAATTCGGAATCTCGCTGGTGTACGGGGCAGCCTACTACCTGCGGGGCTGGCTGGATAGCAAGAGCTACCTCACCTGGGTCGAGTCGACGGCCCTGGCGGGCTACTGGCTAAACCAGACCCTTGCCTTGTCTCCAAGCATACACCACCGCCTCCGTAAGAAAGGTTTCCTCACTGAACTGGCCAAGAGGATCACCGAGAG GGATGACATCATCGGCAACAAGAAGAGAAACGGCTCGGTAGAGGCTGCCGACGTCTTCATGCAGGAGAGCACAGCCTTCAAGAACTCCATCAGAGGTGTAGAAGCCTCTCTTATCGACGATATCAG AGACGCCATCAACGGGGAGCTGGAAGTGGCGGACGGACAGTACACTTTGGCGTTGGTGGTGTTACTCCTCGTCCTCCTGATCTCCCCCGTTATCATCGTCCTCGTCAGGAAGGCCACCAGCCTCATCCAT GTGTACGCCTTCGATTTGCTACTAAGATCTGCCGAAGTGAAGAAGGAAAAGCGAAAAAGTGACAACCTTCTGTATCAGCTCCTGCCTCGCACCGTCGCCCACTATCTCAAGCAGTCCAAGCAGGTACCTCACCCGCCTCTACCACAAGCATGTACCTCACACCCCTCTACCACAAGCAGGTACCTCACCCGCCTCTACCACAAGCAG GTTCCAGCTGAATATTTCGAGTCTGTGACGATCTACCTGAGTGACATCGTGGGCTTCACTCGCATCTCCTCTGAGAGCAGTCCGCTACAG gtggtgacaCTGCTCAACACGCTCTATAAACAGTTCGACTCCAGCATCGAGAAGTATGACGTTTACAAGATGGAGACGATTGGTGATGCTTACATGGTGGTGTCTGGCCTGCCCAACAGGAATG GAGAGCGGCACGCCCCGGAGATCGCAGAGATGGCCATAACGCTGCTGGAGATGGTGTCCCACTTCGAACTCATCCACAAGAAGGGCGAGATGCTCCGAGTTCGAATCGGCATCCACTCCGGTACCTGTGTCGCCG gtgtggtgggcaccAAGATGCCTCGGTATTGCATGTTTGGCAAGACTATGACCACTGCGCACTTCATGGAGAGCAGCGGAGAAC CCATGAAAATTCACGTGAGTGAGACGACTCACAAGCTGCTGATGGCGACGGGGCGATACGTGCTGAAGTTCCACCGTCGTCTGCAGGTGGTCAGCAAGTATCGCGCCAGCACCGGGGAG GAGGCGGAGCTCGACACCTTCTGGCTCCTGGGACGGACCAACCCGCAGGAGACGAGGCAGGTGGACCTCACTAGTGAATACCACACGCCCGCCTTCCTGGCCTACGTCACCGACAGGGGCGCCCGACACCAGCGCCACACAGCCTCCTCCAGGTTCTGA